A window of the Lactuca sativa cultivar Salinas chromosome 5, Lsat_Salinas_v11, whole genome shotgun sequence genome harbors these coding sequences:
- the LOC122198258 gene encoding DNA-directed RNA polymerase subunit alpha gives MVREKITVSTRTLQWKCVESAADSKRLLYGRFILSPLMKGQADTIGIAMRRALLGEIEGTCITRAKSEKISHEYSTIMGIQESVHEILMNLKEIVLRSNLYATCEASICVRGPGYVTAQDIILPPYVEILDNTQHIASLTEPIELVIGLQIEKNRGYLIKAPNTFQDGSYPIDPVFMPVRNANHSIHSYENGNKEILFLEIWTNGSLTPKEALYEASRNLIDLLIPFLHTKEENLNLEGNQHMVPLPPFTFYDKLAKLTKNKKKMALKSIFIYLFIGIQVKIRRMGFSLLA, from the coding sequence atggtTCGAGAGAAAATAACAGTATCTACTCGGACACTACAGTGGAAGTGTGTTGAATCAGCAGCAGACAGTAAGCGTCTTCTTTATGGGCGCTTTATTCTGTCTCCGCTTATGAAAGGTCAAGCAGACACAATAGGCATTGCTATGCGAAGAGCTTTGCTTGGAGAAATCGAAGGAACATGTATCACACGCGCAAAATCTGAGAAAATATCACACGAATATTCTACCATAATGGGtattcaagaatcagtacatgaaattttaatgaatttaaaagaaATCGTATTGAGAAGTAATCTCTATGCAACTTGTGAGGCGTCTATTTGTGTCAGGGGCCCCGGATATGTAACTGCTCAAGATATCATCTTACCGCCTTATGTAGAAATCCTCGATAATACACAGCATATAGCTAGCTTGACGGAACCCATTGAGTTGGTTATTGGATTACAGATAGAGAAGAATCGCGGATATCTTATAAAAGCGCCAAATACCTTTCAAGATGGAAGTTATCCTATAGATCCTGTATTCATGCCTGTTCGAAATGCGAatcatagtattcattcttatgaaAATGGTAACAAAGAGATACTATTTCTCGAAATATGGACAAATGGAAGTTTAACTCCTAAAGAAGCACTTTATGAAGCCTCCCGGAATTTGATTGATTTATTGATTCCCTTTTTACATACCAAAGAAGAAAATTTAAATTTAGAGGGCAATCAACACATGGTTCCTTTACCCCCTTTTACCTTTTATGATAAATTGGCTAaactaacaaaaaataaaaaaaaaatggcgTTGAAATCgatttttatttacttgtttatcGGAATCCAAGTTAAAATTAGACGAATGGGGTTTTCTTTGTTGGCATAA
- the LOC122198259 gene encoding 30S ribosomal protein S11, chloroplastic, with protein sequence MAKAIPKKGSRGRIGSRKSTRKIPKGVIHIQASFNNTIVTVTDVRGRVVSWSSAGTSGFRGTKRGTPFAAQTAAGHAIRAVVDQGMQRAEVMIKGPGLGRDAALRAIRRSGILLTFVRDVTPMPHNGCRPPKKRRV encoded by the coding sequence ATGGCAAAAGCTATACCGAAAAAAGGTTCACGTGGACGTATTGGTTCACGTAAGAGTACACGTAAAATACCAAAGGGGGTTATTCATATTCAAGCAAGTTTCAATAATACCATTGTGACTGTTACAGATGTACGGGGGCGAGTGGTTTCTTGGTCCTCTGCCGGTACTTCTGGCTTCCGAGGTACAAAAAGAGGGACGCCATTTGCTGCTCAAACCGCAGCAGGACATGCTATTCGTGCAGTAGTAGATCAAGGTATGCAACGAGCAGAAGTCATGATTAAAGGTCCCGGTCTCGGAAGAGACGCAGCATTACGAGCTATTCGCAGAAGTGGTATACTATTAACTTTCGTACGGGATGTAACCCCTATGCCACATAATGGCTGTAGACCCCCGAAAAAAAGACGTGTGTAG
- the LOC128126440 gene encoding 50S ribosomal protein L14, chloroplastic gives MIQPQTHLNVADNSGARELMCIRIIGASNRRYAHIGDVIVAVIKDAVPNMPLERSEVVRAVIVRTCKELKRDNGMIIRYDDNAAVVIDQEGNPKGTRVFGAIARELRQFNFTKIVSLAPEVL, from the coding sequence atgatTCAACCTCAGACCCATTTGAATGTAGCAGATAACAGCGGGGCTCGAGAATTGATGTGTATTCGAATCATAGGAGCTAGCAATCGCCGATATGCTCATATTGGTGACGTTATTGTTGCTGTGATCAAAGACGCAGTTCCAAACATGCCTCTAGAAAGATCAGAAGTGGTCAGAGCTGTAATTGTCCGTACTTGTAAAGAACTTAAACGTGACAACGGTATGATAATACGATATGATGACAATGCCGCAGTTGTGATTGATCAAGAAGGAAATCCAAAAGGAACGCGAGTTTTTGGTGCGATTGCCCGAGAATTGAGACAGTTCAATTTTACTAAAATAGTTTCATTAGCCCCTGAGGTATTATAG
- the LOC128134249 gene encoding 50S ribosomal protein L16, chloroplastic-like — MTYLLLAVDSLELQETRTNNVDASIWVRIFPDKPVTVRPAETRMGSGKGSPEYWVAVVKPGRILYEMGGVTENIARRAISIAASKMPIRAQFIISG; from the coding sequence atgacataccttttgcttgcagttgattccttggagcttCAAGAGACTagaaccaataatgtggatgcctctaTATGGGTCCGTATATTTCCAGATAAACCAGTTACAGTAAGACCCGCAGAAACACGTATGGGTTCAGGTAAAGGCTCTCCCGAATATTGGGTAGCTGTTGTTAAACCAGGTCGAATACTTTATGAAATGGGTGGAGTAACAGAAAATATAGCCAGAAGGGCTATTTCAATAGCAGCGTCCAAAATGCCTATACGAGCTCAATTCATCATTTCGGGATAA